The DNA window AAAAGAAGAAAGTATGCGTTCTATGGATGTAACAGAAGAAAGTGTAGAGGAAGATAAATCAATAGAGACCAATGATAGTAAATCAAAAGAACAAGAACAAGAACAAGCAAATGAAATGACGACAATGGCTAGTATTGTTGAGTCTCCAGTAGAGTTGATACCACTTAATACTGCCGCAACAGCTGTATATGGAGATAGTTTAAATGGAGGAACGGTATTCCACTTTTCGTTAGTGGAAAATGCATATTCGCTTCCAGTGACCATTATAATTCCAAAAGAACAAATAGCTATTGATTTTCCTGGTATAACGCCAAATAGTCTACAGTTGTATGAACGCTATGCAGAAATGATTGATGAAGAGGCATTAGGATTTAATGATTATCATCCATACAAAGGTTATTTTGTTGCAGAGGAAAATGTGTTAAAGCATTATTTACCAGAAGGTCATGGCTATGATACAGCTTCTGGCACGTCCATTCCTTACTGGACTTCAATAAATGAAATTTTTGCAGACTTTGATTGGTTAGCTAGATTAAACGAGGATGGAACTCCTAGCGTTTGGGATCAGTTCGGACCCTTGGATGAACCTACCCCTTTAACAGGTGTAAATGGACGTTACTATCACAAATATGTAGCTTTGAACGGTGAAACGTATTTAACTTCCAATGTAAATGAAGTTACAACAATTTCTGAGGCATTTGATCAAATGAAGAAACGAGAGAGCGATCTATACATTCCTGTTATTCCAAATGAAGTTACTTATTCCTATAGAGATGACAATGGGACTTCTGTTATTCAGTTTGATGAACCTCTAGACTTAACAACATTGGATCGAAAAGATGCAACTCTGATGATAGAAGCATTCGCTTTGACAGCTGCTAGCTTCGAGACTGAAGTGAAGCTGGAAAATATTGTCCAGCAGCAATGGGAGGAATTTGATTTAACAAAGACACTTCCTAAACCACTAGGTCCTAATGGATTTATCTTGCAAACAAAACAATAGCTGAGAATGCTACCCTTAAATAACTTAGGGGTAGCATTTTTTTCATCGGAAAGCGAACAGATTTTCGTTCATAACATCATGATCGTTTAACAGAGCCTTCTACTAAAATATGAAACAGTATTATTGCATCTCCTCCATTATTTTGTTAAGATGTTATTAATTCAAGATAAATAGCTTGAAGGACAACAAAATATTGATTCATCTTCGGGGCAGGGTGTAATTCCCGATCGGCGGTAATAGAATTTTTTTCTTGAGCCCGCGAGCCGTTAAGGCAGGATTTGGTTAAATTCCAAAGCCGACAGTATAGTCTGGATGGGAGAAGGTGAAGGTGCAGTCGTTTTTCGTATGCTCTATACGGATACGCTTATTTAAGTGTACCTTTTACTCCCTTAAGCAAATAACCGCTTAAGGGATTTTCTGAGTTATACAAACGATCTGAACCTTTCTTCTTGTGGAGTGAATCGCAAAAGGAGAGAGGATTTATGATTAAAAGTAAGACGCGAATGCTTATTGCAATCGCTATGTTGAGTAGTATTTCTTTTGTATTAATGCTGCTTGCGTTTCCGTTACCTGTTTTACCTGCATATTTGAAAGTGGACTTCAGTGATATTCCAGCATTAATTGCTGCAATCACTATGGGACCTATAGCAGGAGTACTCGTTGCATTTTTGAAAAATGTGTTAGATTGGCTGTTCGCAGGTAGTCCAACTGGTGTGCCAGTAGGACATATGGCTAACTTCGTAACAAGTATTTTATTTTTAACACCGGTTTATTTAATTTATCGTAAAGTTACATCTTCTAAAGGAATTGCGTTTGGTTTAGGAGCAGGAACAATTTCGATGGCCTTTGGCATGAGTATTTTAAATTATTATGTATTCTTACCAATGTATTCCTATTTTTTAAATTTTCCAATGGAAACAGGTACAGCATTATTCAATACAATAATTTTCGGTATTTTACCGTTTAACTTAATAAAAGGTATTTTAGTGACAATTGTTATGATTGTTTTATTTAAGCGAATGAAACCTTTGCTGGATAAAGTAACACATTCATTTCAACTTCCTAATGTAAATTAAAAAAAGGTCGTTTCTCTAATGGAGAGAAACGACCTTTCAGACTGTAGACAAACTCAATTTTGGGTGCATAGAGTTGATATTAAATTCGGCAAGGACCACCACTTCGCTTTCCGTGGGCTTGGCTTCAGCCTCCTCGTCACTGTGTTCCTGCGGGGTCTTCTGCTCAAGCTGTTCCCACAGGAGTCTTCGTGGTGGTCCTTGCCTTATAAACAATTCCTTCTAGATATCCACTATTTTTACTTTTAATTTGATAAAGCAACCTCTTTAGGATTATTTATTATTCATAACCGTTTAAAAAAATACTTTTGTCATCAAGTCGAAAGGTCGTTTCTCTAATGGAGAGAAACGACCTTTCGTTTTGTATTATTCGAATTTTAAAGCGTCACCTTCGAATGATTCGTCTGCTACTTTTATGGAATCTGTTGGACAGCCCTCAAAAGCATCTTCCATGTCCTCTAGCAGTTCTTCTGGAACTTCCGTCGTACCCATGTTATTATCTAAAATGACGAAAGCAATTCCTTCATCATCATAATCATAGATATCTGGTGCAGCTGCTCCACAAGCTCCGCATGCGATACATGTATCTTTATCTACTATTGTATATTTAGCCATAATTATATTCTCTCCTTTTTACCTACTTACACGAATTAGCTATCGTATTCATTCTAAAGATGTTTTCATTACTTTTCAACAAAAATACTTTATAAATGTGAGGTATTTCAATTGTATTTTCAAAAACTTTTACTTGTAATCATACATAAATTTAATGGAGAACGGTCTTCCATGGCACCATATTATCTATTAAAAGGAAAGAAATCAGGACAGACGATACAAGATGTTACTTATTTTGACCTTCATCCTTTTTTCTCTCTTTATCCTAAACTATCTAAAGAAGAATATAATGTCGAAATTTCAACACTTCTCTCCAAAAATCTTATAGAAGTGAAAGAAGCGTTTATTTTTATTACCGAACAAGGACTTGGGCAAATCAAGTCGATGAGAGAAAATCTTTACAATGGATGGGACTTAAGGGGTAATGAACATATTTTCTGGAGGAGATTGGATCTTACCGTACAAACATTATCCCATTTCCAGGCAAATGAGAAAAGATTTATACCAAACCAAAAAGATAACGCTATACATCATTTTGTGAGGGGATTTTTATTAAAGAGAAATTTCCAATCCTCGACTTATGGTTCCCAATTTAAGAATCAACTTATGCTACTTCTCGAAAATCCAAAATTATTAGAAATACATCGCACCTTGTTTGTGTATCGACTAAGTGGATATAAAGAAAGCGGCTTGACCTGGGAGCAGCTTGCGCAGGAACAAAACTCAACAATTTTAGATATGAAGTTCCAATTTATTGAGTGTTTGCATATCCTGTTGAGCGATATAACTGCTGAGAAATTTCCGGATTTGTATGAACTATCGAAAGATATTTATGTCCTCACTCCTTTAACTGATTCCGCATCGAAAACAAGTCAATTATTTGAAAAAGGATATACCATCGATGAAATTGCACAAATGCGCTTTTTAAAATTAAATACAATTGAAGACCATGTCATTGAAATTGTTTCCGCTAATCAAATGTTTCCTATTTATTCTTTTATAACATCTGAGCAACTTCAAAGAGTGTTGGATATATCTAAACAATTAAAAACGAAAAAATTAAAAATTATTCGGGAAAATGCTTCGGATTTAAGTTATTTTCAAATAAGACTCGCTTTAACAAAAGGGGAAGAAGTGCATGGATAAGTTGACTGAAGTACTTCATAGTAAATTTGGTTACACTTCTTTTAGAGAAGGTCAAAAAGAAGTAATCGAGCAAGTTCTTGCAAGACAGGATGTAGTTGCGATTTTACCCACTGGCATGGGGAAATCGTTGCTGTATCAGTTGCCGGCTTACTTTATGGATGGAACTGTCATTGTCATTTCACCTTTGTTATCGTTAATGCAAGATCAAGTAGAACAACTTAAAATGATGGGAGAGAAACGAGTTATTGCCATTAACTCATTTTTATCTTATGACCAAAAAGAAATTGTTCTTAGGGATTTAGCTGTCTATAAGTTTATTTTTACTTCGCCTGAAATGCTACAGAACGAACGTTTTAACAAAGCGCTATCTGCAATTCCTATTGCCTACATTGTAGCCGATGAAGCACATTGTATCTCGCAATGGGGATTTGATTTTAGACCTGATTATTTAAGAATATCGAAATCGCTAAAAAATGTTAAAGATGTTCCTGTACTCGCACTGACTGCTACTGCAACTAAAAATGTAGTAGAAGATATTAAATCGACGTTATTAATGAAAAGTCCATATGAATATATCCATTCGCTTGACCGTACTTCTATTGCTTACGAAGCCCGAGAGGTAGATAACCAACAAGAAAAAATAACATGGATATTTGGAAGGATAACTTCCACTAGAGGACCAGGTATTTTATATACACAGTCCCGAAAAAAAACAGAATTTTATGCAGAGGAGCTACGAAATCGGGGAATTCGTGTTGCGTTCTATCATGCAAAAATGGATCAAGACGATCGCATATTAATTCAACAGCAGTTTCAGCAAGGACAATTGGATTGGATCTGTGCTACAAATGCTTTCGGGATGGGTATACATAAAGGAGATATAAGACAAGTTATACATGATCATATCCCAACTTCTATTGCTAGCTATATGCAAGAGGTAGGTAGAGCTGCCCGCGACGGTAAGCAGTCTATTGCTTCCATCATTTATACGAACTCAGATGTAGAACAAGCATTTTATGTTGCAATGCAAGATTTTCCAGGTGAACCTGATATTCGATTGACCTACCAACACCAATTAGAGGGAATAGAATTACAGCTTCCAGAAACAACTGCCCGTATTTTAAATTATTGGAAGGAAGAGTTAACTGAACAGGAAACAATTCATTTATTTCAAAACATTAAACAAAAGAAGTGGGTAGAAATTCAAAGCTTATACACAATGCTTCAAAATGAGGTATGTGTGAGAGAACAATTATTACACTATTTCGATGAACAGTTGTTGGAAAGGCCGGTTCATTGTTGTTCTAAATGCGGTCTTCATATACAAGATATTTTTCAAATGGATAAAGAACAAAAGATAGAAAAAATTGAGTTAAATTGGAAAAACAGACTAAATAGACTGCTCCACTAGTTAAACTTTTGATAAGTTTACATTTTCAACAAAATTCGGCATAATAGAAGTAGATATGAAGGCAGAAATGGAGTTAGACTAAAATGAAACAAGATGACTATCAGAAAAAAATTGATGAACATAGACAATCAATCAGTTTAGAAGATGATTCTACTGAATTAAGAAGAAGCAGAAGATCTAATTCATCGAAAAAGGCGAAGAAAAAGTCGAAAAATGTATTAATTCCCACATTATTTGGTGTTTTTATCTTAATTCCCATTTTCATGTTCATTTATGTGTATTATTTCTTCACACCGGAAGAGGAAGAAGTTACCGATCCTGGAATAATCCAAATGGAAACTAAAACAATTTCAAATGGATTAAGTAAACAGGAAGAAGCGAAAGAAACTGTCGATGAAAATACTGAAGGCGTAGAACAAACGCCTGTGACAACTACTGAAACAGAAGAAAAAGAAGAGACAAAAAATGTAGAAAATCTAGAAGAAAAAAAGGAAACTCAAGTAGAAACCAGTCAACAAGTTCAAGCTAACACACATACTGTAGGGAAAGGAGAAACACTTTATCGAATAGCTATGAACTATTATAATAATCCTGATGCAGTAGAAAAAATTAAGGACGCAAATGGTTTATCATCTAATGAAATTTCCGTTGGTCAAAAATTAATTCTGCCATAATTAGGATTAAAAGAAGGATAATTGTGGCTTTTGTTGAATATAAATATGTATCTTGTTTGGGAGAGGTGTTTATATGTTTGTAAAAAGTGTCATGATTCCGAAAGAAAAATGTTTAACGGTACATGTGAATACTACAGTATTAGAAGCTCTACAAGAACTAGAAGCAAAAGAAATCGATGCACTACCGATTATTGAAAATGGAAAGTATAAAGGAATGTTCAATAAGTATCTTTTATACAAAGCCTTTTTTTATAGTGATTTAGATAAAGAAAGCTTTTTACAACAAACAACAGTATCAGATGTTATAACTAGAGAAGATACGTTTGTTCAAATAGAGGATGTATTTGAAAATGCATTTATCAAGCTCTATGATTTTCCAATCCTTGCGGTTGTAGAAAACGACAAGTTTCTTGGTCTGGTTACTCGCTATGATACAATTACTCAATTTAAAAGTGCATTCGGAATGAATAGTAAAGGTACGAGGATAACGTTTACTTCAGTTGAATCAGAAGGGCGTATTCTAAAAATGTCTGATATTCTTCATAAATATCATACATCTGTTATTTCACTTGTAACATTTGATGAAACAGACAAACTAGTTCGCCGAATTGTGCTCAAAATTGAGAACGATCAAAAAATAGATCGAATTTTAAAGGATCTCGAGAAGTCAGGTTTTCGTG is part of the Psychrobacillus sp. FSL H8-0483 genome and encodes:
- a CDS encoding ECF transporter S component codes for the protein MIKSKTRMLIAIAMLSSISFVLMLLAFPLPVLPAYLKVDFSDIPALIAAITMGPIAGVLVAFLKNVLDWLFAGSPTGVPVGHMANFVTSILFLTPVYLIYRKVTSSKGIAFGLGAGTISMAFGMSILNYYVFLPMYSYFLNFPMETGTALFNTIIFGILPFNLIKGILVTIVMIVLFKRMKPLLDKVTHSFQLPNVN
- a CDS encoding ferredoxin, with protein sequence MAKYTIVDKDTCIACGACGAAAPDIYDYDDEGIAFVILDNNMGTTEVPEELLEDMEDAFEGCPTDSIKVADESFEGDALKFE
- a CDS encoding helix-turn-helix domain-containing protein gives rise to the protein MYFQKLLLVIIHKFNGERSSMAPYYLLKGKKSGQTIQDVTYFDLHPFFSLYPKLSKEEYNVEISTLLSKNLIEVKEAFIFITEQGLGQIKSMRENLYNGWDLRGNEHIFWRRLDLTVQTLSHFQANEKRFIPNQKDNAIHHFVRGFLLKRNFQSSTYGSQFKNQLMLLLENPKLLEIHRTLFVYRLSGYKESGLTWEQLAQEQNSTILDMKFQFIECLHILLSDITAEKFPDLYELSKDIYVLTPLTDSASKTSQLFEKGYTIDEIAQMRFLKLNTIEDHVIEIVSANQMFPIYSFITSEQLQRVLDISKQLKTKKLKIIRENASDLSYFQIRLALTKGEEVHG
- a CDS encoding RecQ family ATP-dependent DNA helicase; this translates as MDKLTEVLHSKFGYTSFREGQKEVIEQVLARQDVVAILPTGMGKSLLYQLPAYFMDGTVIVISPLLSLMQDQVEQLKMMGEKRVIAINSFLSYDQKEIVLRDLAVYKFIFTSPEMLQNERFNKALSAIPIAYIVADEAHCISQWGFDFRPDYLRISKSLKNVKDVPVLALTATATKNVVEDIKSTLLMKSPYEYIHSLDRTSIAYEAREVDNQQEKITWIFGRITSTRGPGILYTQSRKKTEFYAEELRNRGIRVAFYHAKMDQDDRILIQQQFQQGQLDWICATNAFGMGIHKGDIRQVIHDHIPTSIASYMQEVGRAARDGKQSIASIIYTNSDVEQAFYVAMQDFPGEPDIRLTYQHQLEGIELQLPETTARILNYWKEELTEQETIHLFQNIKQKKWVEIQSLYTMLQNEVCVREQLLHYFDEQLLERPVHCCSKCGLHIQDIFQMDKEQKIEKIELNWKNRLNRLLH
- a CDS encoding LysM peptidoglycan-binding domain-containing protein, whose amino-acid sequence is MKQDDYQKKIDEHRQSISLEDDSTELRRSRRSNSSKKAKKKSKNVLIPTLFGVFILIPIFMFIYVYYFFTPEEEEVTDPGIIQMETKTISNGLSKQEEAKETVDENTEGVEQTPVTTTETEEKEETKNVENLEEKKETQVETSQQVQANTHTVGKGETLYRIAMNYYNNPDAVEKIKDANGLSSNEISVGQKLILP
- a CDS encoding CBS domain-containing protein gives rise to the protein MFVKSVMIPKEKCLTVHVNTTVLEALQELEAKEIDALPIIENGKYKGMFNKYLLYKAFFYSDLDKESFLQQTTVSDVITREDTFVQIEDVFENAFIKLYDFPILAVVENDKFLGLVTRYDTITQFKSAFGMNSKGTRITFTSVESEGRILKMSDILHKYHTSVISLVTFDETDKLVRRIVLKIENDQKIDRILKDLEKSGFRVLHIEKDA